The Deltaproteobacteria bacterium region ATTTCTGAAACCTCGAGCTGGTTGAGTTGGAAAGGGTAAGGGTATGGGATGTGCCCCACAAAACTGTAGACCAGGAAACCTGAAGTCACGGTGGATATTGGTTCGAGGGCGCCGAGGATTTTCACATCTCTAGGATGCAGCCCTATTTCTTCGTGCGCTTCGCGAAGAGCAGTAGTCTGCAGGTCCTTGTCGCTGCGGTCCCGCACTCCGCCCGGAAAGGAAATCTGCCCTTTGTGCGATTTGACGTTACGAGTTCTCTTGGTAAGGAGAAAGTGCAGTTCCTTGTCCTTGAACAGCAGAGGACAGAGTACTGCGGCGGGCCTCAGGGCACCTTGCTCAAGATGGGTGTCGCTGGCAGCCAAAAGATTGGCGCGAATTTTCTCCAACATTTTTGTAGACTCCACGGCAAAGCATTGTAAACCAAGGTGCATTTCCAGGCAACCGGCTCAGACGGGAAAGAGGCCTCGTCGTTGACACCCATGAGGCTGCATGCTACATAGACGCAAATGTCTGAAGCTGGAGCTCGAGGAGAACAGATGCATAAAAGATGCTCTCTGGCGGCTCATGGCAATTACCCGCGGGCACGTAATGTAGACAGACCGGAGCAGCAGCAATGAAGAAACGATTGATAATCGTCTGCGGCATTCTTGCCGTTGTTGCTCTGAGCAAGATTTCTCCCTGTTGGGGCTACCTCCTCCCTGCTGAACAGCTTATCCAGTTCGTCTCGGAACGTACTGCCAAGGTTCGCAATTTCAGGCTGGACGTGGTGGTGGAAAGTGCTGCTGCTGAGTCGGCCCCCATAATGGTAAAAAAGCAGGCGATTGTCTACGCCTCGAGACCAGGATTCCTGCGTGAACAAACAGTTGGCGGCGAAACAGCGGTGACCACTTTGATGAACAGTGGCTTGAGATTGTCTGCTGTGGACGGCTACCTGTTGCGAGAACAGCCCCGCCATGAGGAGCTTATCCTATCTTCTATTCTGCTTGCTGATTCGCCGCAAACCTTGCAACGTCTGCTCGAGAGCGAGGGAGTAGACTTGGGCCAGGTGCACTTGGCCAGAATGGGCAACAGAGTGGCCTATGTGATAGGCGGCTCTCCCAGAAACTCTGATATACCGCAGTTCTGGTGTGACAAGGAGTCTTTTTGGCCACTCAGGCTAGTGGGTGTAAGATATGGAGATCAGGCGACCGATCTGGTGGACGTGCGTTTTCTTGCCTACCGGCAGATCAATCCGGAGATCTGGATGCCGTCCATTATTGAAATCTATCGCCAAGGTCGTCTCACAAAGAAGCTCGTAGTTACAGCTACGGCGGTCAATGTCAAATTTCCTGCCAGGACCTTTGATCTGGAAGCATTTGCAGCTAAATACCCTCCTTTACCACCTCCATCAGTGCCCCCGGAGCAGTCCGGACAGGGGCTTGATCAGATGCGGCGCTATCTTGAAAAGAAGTACGAGTAAGGGGTGGTACTTTGACAAAAACATCGCCGTCCCGGCGACTGTAATCCCGCAGTCCAGGTATGGGATGCCATGATTCTGCAGGGTAATTCTGACGGCATGCCGGCCTGTGAAACATTGGCCGAATTATTTTTGCGCCTGAGCCTCGGACTTGCTCTGTCTGTGTCCTGAGGGTGTTGCTAGTGGAACAACTATTTGTCGAGGTTGCCGTAGTATTACCGGTACAACAGACATTCTATTACCGGGTGCCGCCCGAACTTGGCGCCCTGGTGGCTGTGGGCAAGCAGGTGCTGGTGCCTTTCGGCCGTCGCCGTCTCACTGGCTATATTGTTGGCATGGTTGAGGAGTTTGCAGATGGCGCTGGGACTGCAGTCCGGGATGTAATCCAGGTGAGCTCGGATCACTCCTATTTTTCCTTGTCTCATATTGCCTTTCTCAAATGGCTCAGCAGTTATTACCTCCATCCCTTGGGACAGGTGCTCCAGAGTGCGCTACCCTGGGGACTGGTAAGCAGCAGCCGCCGCACTGCCCACATCAGTGAAGTTGGTCTGTCACTGTTGGCAAACGGCAGGGGGAGCCAAAAAGAAGCAAGAGTGCTTTCTCTGGTGCAACAAACTCCCGGACTTACTCTTCAGCAAATACAAAGACGGCTGCCGGGGGAATCCACCTCCAGCATCTGCAGAATACTCGCAGAAAAAGGTTTGCTGGTCTGGGACGACCAACTTCGAGCACCTGCCATAAAGCAGAGAACACTCAAGGTGGTACGACTGCAGAGAGAGGCGACTCCTGCGCTGAAAGCCGAGCTGAGCCCTCAGGGAAAAAAGGTTCTATCTCTACTTGAGCATGGACCCTGCTTCCTCAAAGAGCTCAGGAGGCAGGTGAAAACCATTGACTACTGGGTGGCAAGGCTTGGCAAAATGGGACTGGTGGCGGTGGAGGACAGAGAAGTCTACAGGGTACCAGCTGGAGCCGCTTTCAAGAAGGATTTTCGCCCTCCGAGGCTCACTGCCTGCCAGCAGCGGGCTGTGGCGGAGATTACCAGGGCCATGCAATCCCGCAAGTTTGCCAGATTTCTGCTCCATGGGGTAACTGGCAGCGGCAAGACTGAAGTTTATCTCACGGCTGCAGGACAAGCTCTCGAAATGGGACGGCAAGCCTTGGTACTGGTGCCAGAGATTGCTTTGACCAGCCAGATGGAAAACCTGTTGCGCAGTCGGTTCCAGTCGAAAGTGGCCATTCTGCACAGTGGACTGGGCAGCGGTGAGAGGCGGGATGAATGGCTGCGAGTTTTGCGAGGAGAGGCCGAGGTAGTTGT contains the following coding sequences:
- a CDS encoding CoA pyrophosphatase → MLEKIRANLLAASDTHLEQGALRPAAVLCPLLFKDKELHFLLTKRTRNVKSHKGQISFPGGVRDRSDKDLQTTALREAHEEIGLHPRDVKILGALEPISTVTSGFLVYSFVGHIPYPYPFQLNQLEVSEILLIPLEFLSDSSHWSLRTFQVNNSSFEAYFVNYGDYLIWGATARILKIFLERNGISMNIRPKMEI